The Hemiscyllium ocellatum isolate sHemOce1 chromosome 31, sHemOce1.pat.X.cur, whole genome shotgun sequence sequence TTGCTTCGGGTAGTCATGCACACAAAGCCCCCTGAAGAACAGAAAACAAATTTTAAGGGCAAGACTTTTCACACCTGCAGGAGAGAAGCAATGCTTGCAATGTGAACTCAATTGGGAGACAGTCAAAATCTTCCTGTTAAGCTGAGCTTTAGTAATTATGTCCTTCAATCACAAAAGCGGGATTGCCAGCAGCTGTTCAGAAACTTATTGACATGCATCAGCAGCTCACAAATCACTGCAATTAAGCTGGCTGCCCAAAACAAGATTTGAAGGGTTCTGCTCCAACCTCTCTAAAACAAAGTCGATCATTTTGAATAGGAAGGTGCATCAGTTTGCTTTAACTATCCCAGACAATGTACTCCACCTCCGTGCAACTGTGTGTTTGATCACAAGTTGTTGTGCTGAAGCCACATAGGATACTGCTTTCTACGTTCCATGCTGGTTGGGGAGGAGACTAGGTGGGAAAGACAGCTAGCTGAAAAGATTTACCTCAGGCACAGTGGTGAAGACTCAAGTCAAAAGCCAAAGAAAAACAGGACTATTGGCATCCAATTATAGCTTTAGGAATTTAAATAGTCTTTGTAGATCTCCTGAAACTGATAATACGATGGCACAGATCAACCTTTTATTCCTCTGATCACCTTGCAGTTAATGAGGAACCAGAGACAATAGTTGCTGCAGCAACAGTTAGTGGCTGTAGTCCAGATTGCAGAGTCATTACATTGAGGAAAATCATGTAAAATAGAGAGGTGATAGGTGGCCCAAAACTGCAGTTACATGCTTCAATGCAGCTATCTACAACTGACAGACAGGCAAGGTCAAAATCTCCTCAATATGTCCCAGGGCCATTGCATTCTGCATCTGCCAGCCGCTGGCTTCTCCAGTTGCCTTGAATGTAGCAGTGGCCTTCAATTTTCTATGCAAGCTGATTATTGTAGGGAGCCACTGGAGACCACTGCAGAAATTTGTGAGAAGTGACTGATGCTAAAGTATATCAAGTTATTCATTCCCCTTGGATGCAAAGAGTCGGGCAGCCTCAGAAGTTTGCTTCATTGCTGTTCCAGGATTTCTACAGGTACAATCCATTGCAACCCATTTACATTTATCTTCTACAGAACCATTCAGGTTTCATAAAAGACCTGAAACTTTCTTACCTGGTTTGGTAACACGATGGAGTTCAGGAAGGATAGCAAATGGCACCTGCCCTCCACTTAATGccccaacaatcacaacaacatcaTAACTGTCTGAAAAAGAATTTAAAACATCAATTTAACATAAATTCAGATTAACACCTGCAAAATCTGACCTTGTACTATTAAGCAAAAAATTTTCTTCCTTGTCTAGTTTTGCAATACAAATTAAAGCAGGAGTGATAGATAGCTGATACAGAAAAAGGAGGGGAAAGCTATGTGATGTAGTACTATTTATATACATTAGTTTTTCCACATCTGTTTACGAATGGACGAGGTTTTGTAGTGTAATGGGAAGAGTCCATATTTCTGAGCCAAAAGCACTGGATTGAAGACCCACTCCAGGATGTAAGTGAGAAGGGACTGGACAAGTGAAGAAAAAATggagtcaagaggaagaaagttcCATGCAACAGAAACtggcagaaacaatgggtctgttCAGGCAGTCTTGTTTGTGGATTTTGTGAAGAAGGTAGAAGGTAGATGTGGGCTGTCTGGGAATAAGGATCTGTGTGCTTGGAGGATAAGGATCTGTGTGCTTGGAGGATAAGGAGAGGAGATCCCTAGTTAAGATGAAATTAGTAATGGACCTGGACATAATAGCCTGATGATCGATGGTGGAAATCAGGTCCATGGagataagaggaggtgtctgaGAACTGGCGCTCACTCTCCACAACGAAAGGTCAGTACACCAGACACCAACAGAACCACCCTTACTGTCAGTCTTGATTACAAAGTCAGAGTTGAATTTGAGCATGGATGTAGTCAGTTCAAAGGGAGATAGATTCAAATTTTGGTTTTGAATAACCTTTATGTTTCAGCTTAGATAGGAAGCTTATATGGGCTATTCGATCACAGAGGCAACATATAGAGCAAAATTTAGCTCCACTTGATATTAAAATGGGCATAAAATGATTAGACCATTGATTTTTCAATTACATAGGTTAATGCTAAAGTCAAGTGAAACCCTCCAACTTTTTCCTTGAATTGACCAGAAATCAAATTGAAGATTTTTTTGAAATGTATGATTACTGAAAACAATCAAATCATTCTACTATACTTCATTCTTTGTAGCAAGAACAATAGAAATTGGAACAGGAACAGTTCACTTCATCCTTTGAGTCAGCTTCACCATAAGATCATGTTCCTTTAGTACTGCAAAATCTAGGCAATGATGGAATTAGAAAATTATATACTAGGTTTGTTCTGAGGGACATGGTCGAAGAACAAAATATTGCCTGTTGCAGATAAGTATATGTGGCTTTAGATTTTCAGTTACCTGAAGATGCTGGTAGCAACTCAGAATCCAGCACACATTTCTGAAGTGTTTGGTATATTGATTTGGACCGTGCTAATTCCAACATTTCTTGACTACCATCCATGCCATGAAAGTTACGAAAACCAAATCTTTGCAACTAGACAAAATAAGCCATATAAGCAATTAGTTATGACAGATTTGCTTTGAACTGAAAATCAGAAGCAACCAGAAGGaacattttataaaactctaaatATGTTGAGAGCTATAGTACTGCTTACAATTAACAACCTGTTTAGCAACAAGCCCAGTTCCGCAGGCAACATCCAAGACCAATGCCTTATCGCGATCTTCATGAATTACTGCTGCTAGACTTTCTGCGACCATGACAGGAGCACGATAATCCAGAATTATCATATCCTGCAgcagaaagaaatggaaaaaaaaagttgtaaTTACAACACTGAACAGATTCAGACTGAAGCAGTCATCCTTGGCCTTTCAGATTTCATCAAATCATCACtatggcatttttaaaattagcagAGTCTATCCTTCCTAACAAATGATTCCTGCTGATTCTATTCTACGAATCCAAACAATTGTCCTTTATAACAGTGAAGCAAGGTAGTTTCTCAGATTTACTTTGTCTAATCTGCTCTGCTTTTTATACAACACAAAAGTACACATAACTGTTCTTTCTCAACACAGgatgagaccgcacctggagtaccaTGTTTGGTTTTAGTCTCATTACCAAAGAAAGAATACTCTTGCCTTAGTAGGAGTGCAAAAAACTTTTACAACTGACTTTTGGGACACAGGATAGTACTATGAAAGGCTGAGTAAATTATATCTATATAatctggaacatagaacaataagagacaatcttatTAAACATATACAAATTTTAATGGGCTTTTTAGGGCAGATACTAGGAAGGTGCTTTTCCTGACCGGAGAATTGAAAGCTTAGGATAAAAGTCCCAAAAGGTAAAGTTGATcatttaggaatgagatgaggagtaatttctttactcaaaaggttgtgaatctttggaattctcaatcTTGGATTCCCTTTGAGTATAAGAGAATCAATGGATAATGGATAGTATGGAAATTGGAAATGGAGGTAAAAGATTACCCTCGATCTTACTGACTTGAAAAGGGGGCTCAAGGAACTGCATGGCCAACTCTTGCCCTTGTCCATACTTTTAAGATTCCCTTTCTTGGTAAGTCACACTTGTCACTGTTACGTCACCTGTTCATAGAGTTCAGACCAACTGTCATAAAAGGACATCTTATCTTCAGTCGTGGACTCCTTATGAGCAGAGAGAACAGTTCTCTGTACATCTGTAAATGTTCTTTGattggctgccattctgaagaTAAAACAGAGAGCTGTTCAGAAACTGTTATTTGAATCGGCTTCCATGAACCATGCAGCAATTTAAACTAGGTTACACATACACTATGAACAGAGTTACATGGCGCCAAATGCGGATAAGTTTGCACTGAAAATTGCTGAGTAACAGACCAAACGTTGTTGTCAAATCTCAGCAATTCATAAATTTCAAATAATCAGACTtaagaacagcatttattgcttctTAAAAAACAATCAAAATCTATTAAACGTCCACATGTTGACTTAAAAACACTAATGTCTTCAGAATAGTTCAGAAAATGAATTAAACAAATAGATAAATAGAAATAACATATGGAGAACATAGAATTTTGCACTGCTGACCATAAGTAAATGCTGTGTATTTCAACATACTATATCAAAATAAAGTCTGTTAATAACAAAATTACTTACAAAACAAAATCTTTGACATTTCAGAGTTGCAGGTATTGAGAAATAGTGCAATACAGAAGAAACTGATTTGAACAATGTGTAAAGTCAACTAAATGCAATTTGAAATAATCTGGATGGTCAAGCAGAATGACTGATAACATATTGTCTACAATTTCATAACGAGAACAAGCAACACTGAAAAGAAAAGTGGTTGGAAAGCACAATGGATATATTAAAACAAGGATACTTATTTTGGAGAAGCAGCTCAGCTCACCTCAGATGGCACTTCATTTGCACACAATTTTTTTAAATGTGAAAAATTACATAGGCTATCCATAAGTTTTAAACAGACGATAAATCTGTGAATTATTTGTAAACTCTCTGAGGTGGATCTCATTAAAAGTTCTCTTATCTAGTTAGCAGTATACCTGAAAGTCAATGTAGCATGATTGAAAAAAAACCATTCAGCTACAGTTGTATCCCTCTGTTTCCATTCTCAATGTTCCCTGATTCTTTAACTACATTAGACACAAATAATTTGACTTGTCCCTCTACCTTcattcttcagccatttcctaCAATCTTGGGACGGAAGTTAAGTTAACAACTGCTccttggaatttaaaaaaaatcattattggGAGTGTGAGCGCATTGGCATTGTACCGGTAATAGTGAAccattttcttgaactgctgaaatcCATACAACCTTGGGTCTGCCCACAGTACTGTTAGACTTAGAATATCCTAAAATGTCACGGTACTTGAGTACAGAAGTGCAGGAGCACAGTGGAAAGtgatagggagggagtttcaggattttgagtcAAAAAATAAAAGAACAATGTAGCTCTCAGTCAGGATGGCATGAATCTTAAAAACAGCAAGTGATGGAATCTTAaaaacagcaggtctggcaatatttgCACAGGGGGAAAGAATTGACAATTCACATAGAATACGACCTTCCTGCAGAACTGAAAGGAGTTGGAAATATGTTTTATCCTGTTGACAAAGGGCGAGAGGATGCAGGTGGAACAAGTGGCAAGGGTGCTGACAACAAAAAACAAAGGGAGTGTTAATGCTAATGGAGGAGGAAAGATAAAGATGAAGAACAGGTTTCAATGGCAAGTGTTAGTAGAAAATGGGTCAGCTCTGAGAACAAACTCAGGCAAACAAATCAATTGTGTGTGTACACACGCATACATGTGTGGGTTTgggaagaggaagtggtggtaaaagatataattaaaataGAGTAAAGTGTTCATGTTCTGAAGTTTCTCAACTCAGTGTTGAGTGctgaaggttgtaaagtgcctaagggagaaatgaggtgctgttcctccaacaTACATGGGCCTCCATTAGAATACTGCAGCAGACTTATTACAGAAATGTTAGTGTCATAGAGtggtacatcatggaaacagacccttcagctcaaactggtccatgccaaccatggcGCTCACTCActagttccaattgcccacatttggtccatatccctctaaacccttcccatccatgtacctattcaaatgtatttttaaattttgttattgTACCTGCCTTAAACACTTTTTTCTGGTAGCCCATTCCATATAAGCACTACTCCACGTGTGaagttgcccctctggtccttcataaatctttcccctctcaccataacctatGCACTTTAGTTTTCTATTCCacatccctgagaaaaagaccataTGCATTCATcgaatctatgcccctcatgattttatagacctcaataaggtcacccctcattatCCTACGTTCCAAAAAATAAAGTCCTattctgtccaacctctcccgcAAACTCACTTCTTTTCCAGTTTAATTATGTCTTTCTTATAATAgaatgaccaaaactgtacaatactccaatactccaaatgcggcctccCTCCAAATGGCGTGCAGAACTGTAACATAATGCCCCAACTCTTATACCCAATGCCTCAATTGATGAAGGCCCGCATGCTATATGCCGCCTTCACCACACTATCTGTGACActgctttcaaagaactatgtacttgtactcctaggttcctgttccacaacactcttcaggaccttaccatttaatgtataagtcctaccttggtttgactctccaaagtgcaacaccttaCACTTCTCGGTACTAAATTGTATTTGTCAATCCTCAGCCCAGTTccccatgtgatcaagatccctctgtaatttttgataaccttcctcacaaaCAACAGTACCTCTttattttgtatcatctgcaaacttgttgtggttctgttcgccgagctgggaatttgtgttacagacatttcgtcccctgtcttggtgacatcctcagtgcttctgtgatgcttactccggtatttatagtgatttgtaactgccgcttccggttgtcagttccagctgtccgctgcagtagtcggtatattgggttcaggtcgatgtgctcattcattgaatctgtggatgagtgtcatggctctaggaattccctggctgttctgtttggcttgtcctataatagtagcattgtcccagtcgaactcatgttgcttgtcatccgagtgtgtggctactaaggctagctggtcatgtcgttttgtggctagttggtgttcatggatgcagatcgttaactgtcttcctgtttgtcctatgtagtgctttgcgcagtccttgcatgggattttgtacactacattggttttgctcatgctaggtatcgggtcctttgacctggtgagttgttgtcggagagtggctgttggtttgtggtcatagtagtctggctgtcagttcagaatgttttgatgtatggtagtgtggctagtcctttgggttgcggcacgtcctcattctgttgtcttccccggttgatgaaattgcgggggtatccgtttttggcgaatacattgtataggtgtgcttcttcctctttttgcaattctggtgtactgcagtgtgttgtggcccttttgaacatctgcaaacttactaatcgtgTCATGTACATTCACATCATTTAcgtaaataacaaataacaaagttctcagcacctatccttgtgacACACACTAGTCACATGACTCCAGTCCGaaaaaacaatcctctaccatTATCCTCTGTTTCCTACTACTGacccaattttgaatccaattagttTGCTCTCCCTGGATTGCACGTGACCTAATCTGCATGACTAGCCTGTTGAGGAGTGATGGACAAATGGACCAAGGTGTCATGAAAGGAACACTATCTGTGTAATGCTGATAATGGAGAAGAGGGGAAAATATGTTTGATGTAGCAGCCAGTTGGAGGTGGAGAATTGACAAAGGATGATCCTGTGAACACAGAGGCTGGTGGAACAGATGGCAAGGGTGTTGATAGCAAAAAGCAAAGGGAATGCTAATGCTAATGGAGGAGGAAAGATAAAAGATGAAGAACAGGTTTCAGTGGCAGGTGCTATTCGCAGAAAATAGGTTAGCTTTGAGAACAAACCCATGCAAACAATAAGTGAGCATAAAAGGAACACTTGATTTTCTGGAAGGGAGATTAAGGGTGAGGAGACCTGTGGAAAATGTAACAGTTACAGCTGAAGGTTTTGACAGTCATGAAGGTGTCGGAATCCTCAGTTGATGAGAAAAGAGGACAGATTGGAAGCAGCCCCATGAAAGGTGGGATCATCACAAGATCATCACATGAAGAAACTTGAAGAATGGAATTGAGTCTTTAAGAAAGCAATGTACAATGAATTATAATTAACATAACAATGGGAGTTGATGGGTTTGCAACAGATATCAATTATCAGTCTTTCCCCAGAAATGGAATCAAAGAGGTCAAGTAAGGGAATGCAAGAGTCagatatggaccaggtgaaggtgagagtaaGATGGAAACTGGAAGGAATATTGATTAAATTTACTATTCTGAACAACAAAAGGGAGAAGAATCAATGATGTCATGAAcagattggagaaaaatgtggaaagggactggaacaaggaatgttccaccaacttcacaaagagacaggcataactggaaCTCATTTAGGTACTCATAGCTGTACTTTGACTTGGAAAAAGTGAGACAAGGTAAAGAAGAAACTGTTCAAGGTGAGAATAACATAAGCCAGATAAAGAAGGGTGGTGGTAGTGTTTGGGAACTGTTCTCGCCTCCTTGCAAGGGATAACAGCTTTCAGACCATCTTGAAGGGAAAGGATGTGTCCAGCGGCTGTAATGTCCATGATGAAGAGGAGGTGGCTGgagccaggaaattggaaattATGGAACTGAAGTAAAGTGACAGAACAATCATGAATGCAAGTGGAAAGAGACTGGACAATGGGAGGGGGAAATAGACCCCTCTATGAAGAAATAAGTTGTGTGTGAGGTACAGCCTGAAATGATTAGTCTGTCAGGGCAGTACTGTTGTGGATTTTGTGAAGAAGATAGAAGTCAGTTGTTTGAGTATCTATGAAGTGGGAAGCTGTGAAAGGAAGTCTTCCAAAGGCCATGAGGCCAGGGACAGTGCTGGAAACAACAGCTCAATGTTGGGAGGTGGTGTCTTGATCCAGGAGATAGAAGGAAGTAGCTGAGACTTGATGTTCAGCTTCTGCAAGGTGGAGGTCAACATACCAGATGACAACAGCACTAGCATTGTCAGCAGGTTTGGCGACAAGGTTGGCGTTAGACATGAAACAAAGGAGTGCATTAAGTTCAGAGGGATTCACAGGTGAAATATGTTCCAGATGGATCCTGTGAATTGAGAAGCATGACTATTATGGGATTTGTGGGGAAGTTACTGCCAATGTTCAAGATAACAATTCAGTCAGGGTCTCCAATTGTGAAAGAGAGATCTTGCATTTGTAGTGCCAAACAAAATCAAAGTGCAAATAGAGGCTGCTCCTCAAATAGATTATACAAGATGAAATTTAAAAAACAGCCTTGATAGGAGTAGAACCAGAAGACCACGTGAACGTCTTAGTGGCTGCCAGTAAAGAATTTGACAGCAGAAGGAATTAGATAGTGGTCAGGAAttgtgtttattttaaaatattgaatagGAGACAATCATCTTTATTGCATAGATGGCTTTGAATGAAAAAgattcaatttgattcactccacataatatcaagaaatgtttggaggcactggatactgcaaaagatATGAGCCCGCACAAAAGTTCAACAATAGTATTAAAGATTGCGCTCCAGAACTTGTTGCTCTCCCAGTCAAGCTCTTCCAACACAGTTACAACACTTcaatctacctgacaatgtggaaaattgtccaggtatgtcctgttcacaaaaagcagggcaaatccaaaCTGGCCAAATACCACCCCATTAGTCTATTgtcaatcatcagtgaagtgatggaaggagtcatcaacagtgctaagcagcacctgctcagtaataacctgctcagtgatgcccagtttgggttttacCAGGGCCACTTAGCTGCTGACCtctttacagccttggttcaaatatggacaaaagagctgaattctagaggggGAAGTGAGAATAACAGCCCTTTACATCAAGACCACATTTGTGACATCAAGCAGCCCTGGAAAAACTGCTATCATTAT is a genomic window containing:
- the mettl27 gene encoding methyltransferase-like protein 27 isoform X2, with translation MAANQRTFTDVQRTVLSAHKESTTEDKMSFYDSWSELYEQDMIILDYRAPVMVAESLAAVIHEDRDKALVLDVACGTGLVAKQLQRFGFRNFHGMDGSQEMLELARSKSIYQTLQKCVLDSELLPASSDSYDVVVIVGALSGGQVPFAILPELHRVTKPGGFVCMTTRSNTSNQLYKKQLQAVIEQMEQNGLWERITVQEIEHWEKAIAECEAEQGSTYISGTIYLYRKSRN
- the mettl27 gene encoding methyltransferase-like protein 27 isoform X1; its protein translation is MSEAMDRTEECCFGVTTGMAANQRTFTDVQRTVLSAHKESTTEDKMSFYDSWSELYEQDMIILDYRAPVMVAESLAAVIHEDRDKALVLDVACGTGLVAKQLQRFGFRNFHGMDGSQEMLELARSKSIYQTLQKCVLDSELLPASSDSYDVVVIVGALSGGQVPFAILPELHRVTKPGGFVCMTTRSNTSNQLYKKQLQAVIEQMEQNGLWERITVQEIEHWEKAIAECEAEQGSTYISGTIYLYRKSRN
- the mettl27 gene encoding methyltransferase-like protein 27 isoform X3 — protein: MSEAMDRTEECCFGVTTGMAANQRTFTDVQRTVLSAHKESTTEDKMSFYDSWSELYEQDMIILDYRAPVMVAESLAAVIHEDRDKALVLDVACGTGLVAKQVVNYSYDVVVIVGALSGGQVPFAILPELHRVTKPGGFVCMTTRSNTSNQLYKKQLQAVIEQMEQNGLWERITVQEIEHWEKAIAECEAEQGSTYISGTIYLYRKSRN